AAATTCATACTTTGTTCGCCCCTCTTCCTCTTCTGGGCCCTCAAGCTCCTCAACAACAGAAAGTGTTGCTGTTTCCTCAACTTCCTCAATCATTGCGGTTATTTCGTACTCTCCGGTTTCACTGAATCCATCCTCGTACTCATCATCGGTAGGCACGTTCTCGAACGTGACTGTTTCCTCTGTCGTAGTGCTTATATTATCTTCTGACTTCGTTTCGCTGACTCCATTCCAATCAATCTGTAATTCGATATCTACTTGTTCATCTGTATTAGCCCGCAAATCAATCAATCCTACATCAATATCAGCATAATCTTCTTCTTCTATTTCCACATCATCAACCCGAGTTATGACCACCCGATCCTCTTCTTCACTATCTAATACTTCTAATGTTGCTTCCCCAGTTGCATCTCCATTGGCGTCTATCTCCATCTCGTAAGTCCCCGAGGAAATATCATCTGCTTCAATTGAGAATGTGATTTCCTCTTGCGTATTTGAGTCAATTGTTCTGGTTTCTACCGCTTCGATATCCTCATCAGATATTGTGAGCGTGAACTCTGCATCTTCGATCGTATTCGTAGTATAATTGTCAATAGTAACTGTAACCTCTATACTCTCTGCTGTGTCCGACACGAACACATCATTAAATGATGTGATCACTAACTCTGCGATGTCTTCTATTGACCGCCGAGGTGAAAGATAAATACTATCTATCGCTATTTCCAGTGACTCAAAATCACCAATATCGGTTGGTTGATCCGTGACGCTAGTCGCTAGTAATCCAGTTTCTTCATCTTCATTTCCATCATCTCCATTCCCGTTATCCGAACTATCCATCTCAATACATCCGGCAACTCCGGCAGATCCTATTGCGGCTGCTGTTCCCGCTGCTAAGAACTGCCGTCTTCGTGAGCTTACTTCAACTTCTGAACAGTCTGACGATTCTGTAGGTGTCGATCCCATTGTACTTTCACGTTAGACCTTATTTTCCTTATATATGCCAAATAGCTAGCTTGGTTTAAGCTGAGTTAACGCTATTTAATCATAATTCTGCACTGCGATTATGGGAAATTCCAAAATAATTATCAAATAATGTAATAAATATTATTATTCGAGACGTCACTTGTGATCAACAGGCCCTAATTCGATGAGCCACAGACGAGTTAACCCGTGAGATACCGCAGAGTCAAGCCCCGAGGCATTCGACGTGGGTTCTCTGTAGAAATGTCCATCTCCCCTGCATCCGCACAAGTTTCAGTAAAATATGCCTTCTGTTACTATTTATTCAAGGCAATCGCTCAGCGTACAATAAATGTAAAACTAAATTCTCCACAGTGTGGAGAATGTACAGTTATTTCCGGACGACGTTCGTCGCTCGGGGGCCTTTCTCAGCCTGTTCAATTTCGAACTCCAGCTCCTGACCCTCTTCAAGATCAGGACCTCCGATATCTTCCATGTGGAAGAATACGTCTTCGTCTGCTTCGTCAGTTTCGATAAATCCATAGCCGCCAGAATCGTTGAAGAAATCAACCGTTCCGTTTGCCATTGTAAACAAATGTATGGTGCATACATGTATAACACTTCCGAGAGTCATGATACCATGGAGACAGAACATTTATCGTAAAATTTCTCTAAATCAACTTCTCAAAGGACTTACCGTGAAATACTGCTGAATATCGCCTATTGACCGTCAAGATACAGACATGGAAATGGATCGAATAGATCTTGGATCGACCCAGACTAAATTTAGGAGACCTTGAGACTGTATCGTAATTGGCTTGATGTAGGCTTTTATTGTATGCTTCCCTCATTCATATTATGGGCTCTTCAACGGTGGTTGTGATTGGCCGTGATGTTTCTGATGCTACTGTCGCCGCCTTTTCGGAATACGACTTATCCATTGAATGCGTTGACGATGCTGAATCTGTGACTGGAATTCTTGAGGACAAGCATGGTGCTGTTCTCTGTTCTGTCAATCCAGATACTTCAGTGCCACTCGAAGCTTTCTCCTTCATTCAAACTGCAAATCTAAACGTTCCCGTCTATCTTGGCATCGACCAATCACAGCAACAATTTGCGGCTGATGCTCTTGAGGCTGGGGCAACGGACTATGTTTACTGGTCTGAGCTACAGTCAAATCCTGATCTCCTTGCCCGAAAAATCAGCCTACAAATTGAAGCACATCCCGACTCATCAATCATTTCGGATTTTAATCGGGAGCTGGTTCAGTCTATCAGGCTTTTCCACGATCTTCAGTCGATATTCGCCAATAGTGATCTCACGACTAATGAACGCCTTGACCGTGCCGTTGAGACCGCTGCCGAGCGACTAGACTACCCGATTGCATTCGTTTCACGAATTGAGGATGATCAACAAGAGATTATCTCGGCAGCGGGTGACCATGAGTTACTGCAGCCCGGAAAAACAGATATGCTAACCCGGGCCTATTGCCGTGAGACAATTAAATTGGATGAAGGCCTTGTCATCAAAGACGCCACAAACGAAGGGTGGAATGATGATCCAGCTTTTGAGCGATATAACTTGCATTGCTATGTTGGCGCCAAGATTACAGTTGATGACACTGTTTATGGCACTTTTTGTTTTGCAGATACCACTCCTCGCCCTGAGCTAATCGTGCAGATACAACAGACAATCGTTGAAACTCTCGCTGAACGAATTAGCATTGAACTCGCTCAGCCGATTGGCCGGTTCAAAACCGTATTTCAGGGAGCTCCAGATCCGATTATCATTCATACTCCTGACGGAGATATTGTTGAAGTTAACCAACGAGCAACTGAGCAACTGGGATACTCATACGATCAACTTTGCTCGATGAATGTACGAGACATCGAGGTTAATCTCTCTGAAGATGAATTACTAAATATCTGGGATGAATCTGTAGATGGCCGACAGATTCTTCGCGGAGAACACAAACGTGCAGACGAATCAACGTATCCTGTCGAAGTTTGGGTCACTTCTGTTGACATTGGGGGTGAAGTGCAATACATTGCGATTGCCCGAGATATTAGTAAACAAGAAACATACGCTAAACGATTAGAGGAGCAACGTAATAATCTTGAGTTGCTTAAT
This portion of the Salinarchaeum sp. IM2453 genome encodes:
- a CDS encoding ATP-binding protein, which translates into the protein MGSSTVVVIGRDVSDATVAAFSEYDLSIECVDDAESVTGILEDKHGAVLCSVNPDTSVPLEAFSFIQTANLNVPVYLGIDQSQQQFAADALEAGATDYVYWSELQSNPDLLARKISLQIEAHPDSSIISDFNRELVQSIRLFHDLQSIFANSDLTTNERLDRAVETAAERLDYPIAFVSRIEDDQQEIISAAGDHELLQPGKTDMLTRAYCRETIKLDEGLVIKDATNEGWNDDPAFERYNLHCYVGAKITVDDTVYGTFCFADTTPRPELIVQIQQTIVETLAERISIELAQPIGRFKTVFQGAPDPIIIHTPDGDIVEVNQRATEQLGYSYDQLCSMNVRDIEVNLSEDELLNIWDESVDGRQILRGEHKRADESTYPVEVWVTSVDIGGEVQYIAIARDISKQETYAKRLEEQRNNLELLNQVMRHDIRNDLQLIDAYTSELTDHVDPEGETFRSIIADAASDSIALTNTARDLAAMMLESDPELQTISLPTIIEQECDAVSSTYPNAEITIEHPIPGQDVIGSEMIDTVFRNILRNAVQHNDKSTPKVTVTGTVTMGKYDDDVVEIRILDNGPGVPDSRKEEIFGHGAHGLDSSGTGIGLYFADTIIEDSHGHVWVEDSGQEGAVFVVQLPVAD
- a CDS encoding cold-shock protein, coding for MANGTVDFFNDSGGYGFIETDEADEDVFFHMEDIGGPDLEEGQELEFEIEQAEKGPRATNVVRK